In Acidisarcina polymorpha, the DNA window CGTCAGGGTGACGGTCACCGAGCAGAGCGGACGAGTTGTCTTTACTTCTGTTGAGAAAGGCACGCGGCGAGGAGACAAAGAGAGCCTGAATGCCGCCGTTTCGGTAGCGGACAAGATCGGCAAAGACCTCCGTAAAGCACAGGAGGTTTATGCCAGCCGGTGAGAGACGGACAGAGAGACCTCACTGCACGGCTTGGCTGGATACCGATTCGTACCGGTTATTGAGAGGTAAAGGATCTCCGATATTCGAGTGGAGTGGACCCGGTGTAGCGTTTGAACGTCCTTGAAAAATGCGCTTGGTCGCTAAAGCCGCTTTGCAGCGAGATTTGCGATAGTGGCCAACGCGTCTTCGTCAGATGTAGCTTTGCCTGCTGAATACGGATCTGCCTGCCATATTCGCCGGGGGTGCAACCAAACTGTCTCCGAAATTCTCGGGAGAGATGCGCAGGGTGGACACCTGCGGAATGGGCAATCTCCTCGATGCTTGGCGGCGCTCCAGCGAAGTCCTGCAGTAGTTCTTTCGCTCGCGAGAGCCACGCGGGTGGTTTCCCGTGATGACGATGGCTGAGACTGCGTCCAGCCTGCGCTCCCGTCGTCATGAGCATTCCTTCTAATACGAGCGGAGAGAAATCGTCAGGTCGTGAGAGTTCTGTCCGAAGTTGTGATCTTAGAGCCAGAGATTGCGAAGCGGGAACGAGGATGGCTTCATTAGACTGCGGGC includes these proteins:
- a CDS encoding AraC family transcriptional regulator: MFLPPRWLQKDSFPEATTFLAAELSDQFLTLLQDVGPQSNEAILVPASQSLALRSQLRTELSRPDDFSPLVLEGMLMTTGAQAGRSLSHRHHGKPPAWLSRAKELLQDFAGAPPSIEEIAHSAGVHPAHLSREFRRQFGCTPGEYGRQIRIQQAKLHLTKTRWPLSQISLQSGFSDQAHFSRTFKRYTGSTPLEYRRSFTSQ